One Cellulosimicrobium protaetiae genomic region harbors:
- a CDS encoding response regulator produces MIRVVVVDDEALLRAGVVRLIGTAPDLEVVGEGGDGARAVELVRELRPDALLLDMQMPVMDGLDALVAVHREHPETAVVVLTSFLSDEYVLPALRAGAVGYLLKDSTPEELHHGIRAAVAGDAILSPAVARHLLAAAGGDATARRADAQRRLGALAPQEREVVGALADGLSNAEIARRLYLAESTVKAYLAHAMTKLGTVNRTQTAILAHEAGLGAR; encoded by the coding sequence ATGATCCGCGTGGTCGTCGTCGACGACGAGGCGCTCCTGCGCGCCGGGGTCGTGCGCCTGATCGGGACCGCCCCGGACCTCGAGGTGGTCGGTGAGGGAGGTGACGGCGCCCGCGCGGTCGAGCTCGTCCGCGAGCTGCGCCCCGACGCCCTCCTGCTCGACATGCAGATGCCCGTGATGGACGGGCTGGACGCGCTCGTGGCGGTCCACCGCGAGCACCCGGAGACCGCCGTCGTCGTGCTGACGAGCTTCCTCAGCGACGAGTACGTGCTGCCCGCCCTGCGCGCCGGCGCCGTCGGCTACCTGCTCAAGGACTCGACGCCCGAAGAGCTGCACCACGGCATCCGCGCCGCGGTCGCGGGCGACGCGATCCTCTCCCCCGCCGTCGCGCGGCACCTGCTCGCCGCCGCGGGCGGCGACGCAACCGCCCGGCGCGCCGACGCGCAGCGCCGCCTCGGCGCGCTCGCACCCCAGGAGCGGGAGGTGGTCGGGGCGCTCGCGGACGGGCTCTCCAACGCCGAGATCGCCCGACGGCTGTATCTCGCCGAGTCGACGGTCAAGGCCTACCTGGCGCACGCCATGACGAAGCTGGGCACCGTGAACCGGACGCAGACCGCGATCCTCGCGCACGAGGCGGGCCTCGGCGCCCGGTGA
- a CDS encoding universal stress protein, translating into MRARPVPQPALDRMVPFGGHPVVVGVVPGGDPLVVRTAAAWASAVGSRVVAAYADTSRHVVAEHADGSVTHASLDPDSADDSWQDVEARLRAEIEETLRGAGVAWDLRYLAGRPDRALTHLARAVEAAVIVVGTRAPGSTAHLRELVEGSVAAHLAHHQHRPVLTVPLAVVDWKELRTPWET; encoded by the coding sequence ATGAGAGCCAGGCCCGTGCCCCAGCCCGCGCTCGACCGCATGGTCCCGTTCGGCGGGCACCCCGTCGTGGTGGGCGTCGTCCCGGGCGGCGACCCGCTCGTGGTCCGGACGGCCGCGGCCTGGGCGAGCGCCGTCGGCTCCCGCGTCGTCGCCGCCTACGCCGACACCTCCCGCCACGTCGTGGCGGAGCACGCCGACGGCTCGGTGACGCACGCGTCGCTCGACCCCGACTCCGCCGACGACTCCTGGCAGGACGTCGAGGCGCGGCTCCGGGCCGAGATCGAGGAGACTCTGCGGGGTGCGGGCGTGGCGTGGGACCTGCGCTACCTCGCGGGACGCCCCGACCGGGCGCTGACGCACCTGGCGCGGGCCGTCGAGGCGGCGGTGATCGTCGTCGGGACGCGCGCGCCGGGGTCGACCGCCCACCTGCGCGAGCTCGTCGAGGGGTCCGTCGCCGCGCACCTCGCCCACCACCAGCACCGGCCTGTGCTCACGGTGCCGCTCGCGGTCGTCGACTGGAAGGAGCTCCGGACGCCGTGGGAGACGTGA
- a CDS encoding SRPBCC domain-containing protein yields MTTTNEPAVVDRESYTVSRTVTIDAPAARVWAALTQEDLISGWFGQRTELPDLRVGGEGVFSWPDEPDVQVRIEEYDPTTTFAFRWGTPVGQVMDESTSTVARFTLEPQGSTTVLRVVETGFDLVADPDGLLESHQQGWTDELDELVALLEGALAVEGGRA; encoded by the coding sequence ATGACCACCACCAACGAGCCGGCCGTCGTCGACCGCGAGTCGTACACCGTGTCCCGGACGGTGACCATCGACGCCCCGGCGGCACGCGTCTGGGCCGCGCTCACCCAGGAGGACCTCATCAGCGGCTGGTTCGGCCAGCGGACCGAGCTGCCCGACCTGCGCGTCGGCGGCGAGGGCGTGTTCAGCTGGCCGGACGAGCCCGACGTCCAGGTGCGGATCGAGGAGTACGACCCCACGACGACGTTCGCCTTCCGGTGGGGGACGCCGGTGGGGCAGGTCATGGACGAGTCCACCTCGACCGTCGCCCGCTTCACGCTCGAACCCCAGGGGTCGACGACCGTCCTGCGCGTCGTCGAGACCGGCTTCGACCTCGTCGCGGACCCCGACGGGCTCCTCGAGAGCCACCAGCAGGGCTGGACGGACGAGCTCGACGAGCTCGTCGCGCTCCTCGAGGGTGCGCTCGCGGTCGAGGGCGGTCGCGCGTGA
- a CDS encoding fluoride efflux transporter FluC, which produces MTGVPELALVAVAGGLGAASRFLLDTLVARHNRWSTPLGTVVVNVTACFLLGLLTGWGVTHPGHGDVAAVLGIGFLGGYSTFSTASVEGARLLLAGRGAVALLHALGMLVVCVAAAVTGIALGSA; this is translated from the coding sequence GTGACCGGGGTCCCGGAGCTGGCGCTCGTCGCGGTCGCGGGAGGGCTCGGCGCGGCGTCCCGGTTCCTGCTCGACACCCTCGTGGCGCGGCACAACCGCTGGTCGACGCCGCTCGGGACGGTCGTCGTCAACGTCACCGCGTGCTTCCTGCTGGGGCTGCTCACGGGCTGGGGCGTGACGCACCCGGGCCACGGGGACGTCGCGGCGGTGCTCGGCATCGGGTTCCTCGGGGGCTACTCGACGTTCTCGACCGCGTCGGTCGAGGGTGCGCGCCTCCTGCTCGCGGGCCGCGGCGCCGTCGCCCTGCTGCACGCGCTCGGGATGCTCGTCGTGTGCGTGGCGGCTGCGGTGACGGGGATCGCGCTCGGGAGCGCGTGA
- a CDS encoding SDR family NAD(P)-dependent oxidoreductase, translated as MTTWSSYFDTEERDMDMTGSRALVVGASSGIGAAVARTLAAAGAEVVAAGRRLDRLEQVAADAAHLRGSVGALVLDVADEASARAGVAEAAERLGGLDVVVNNAGVMLSSPVQTADPAEWERMTRTNLLGTLHVSHAALPHLLASRGTLVQTSSTSGRTASAGSGVYAATKHGVNAFSEALRQEVAAQGVRVVVVEPGMVDTELASHLTDPAMRTLAAQIAGEIRVLDPQDVADAVLFAVSRPAHVSVNEILLRPTAQVR; from the coding sequence GTGACCACCTGGTCATCTTATTTCGACACGGAGGAGCGGGACATGGACATGACGGGAAGCAGGGCTCTGGTCGTCGGGGCGTCGTCCGGCATCGGGGCCGCGGTCGCGCGGACCCTCGCGGCCGCGGGGGCCGAGGTCGTCGCGGCGGGCCGCCGCCTCGACAGGCTCGAGCAGGTCGCGGCCGACGCGGCGCACCTGCGCGGAAGCGTCGGGGCGCTCGTCCTCGACGTCGCGGACGAGGCCTCCGCGCGTGCCGGGGTCGCCGAGGCGGCGGAACGGCTCGGCGGGCTCGACGTCGTGGTCAACAACGCCGGGGTCATGCTGAGCAGCCCGGTGCAGACAGCCGACCCCGCCGAGTGGGAGCGGATGACCCGCACCAACCTCCTCGGCACGCTCCACGTCTCGCACGCAGCGCTGCCGCACCTGCTCGCGAGCCGGGGCACCCTGGTGCAGACCTCGTCGACGTCGGGGCGGACGGCGTCCGCGGGCTCGGGGGTCTACGCCGCGACGAAGCACGGCGTCAACGCGTTCTCCGAGGCGCTGCGCCAGGAGGTCGCCGCCCAGGGCGTCCGGGTCGTCGTCGTCGAGCCCGGCATGGTGGACACCGAGCTCGCGAGCCACCTGACCGACCCCGCGATGCGCACCCTGGCCGCGCAGATCGCCGGAGAGATCCGGGTCCTGGACCCCCAGGACGTCGCCGACGCCGTGCTCTTCGCGGTGAGCCGTCCGGCGCACGTCTCCGTGAACGAGATCCTGCTGCGTCCCACGGCCCAGGTGCGCTGA
- a CDS encoding FluC/FEX family fluoride channel, with amino-acid sequence MRRRTPVLALAGLVALGGAVGTTARALLEQAFVLVPGSWPWTTFWINLAGSFVLGALLETLLRSGPDAGWRRGVRLGCGTGVLGGFTTYSTFVVEVERLASGGSAALGVAYALVSVALGVAAAVAGIALAAAVRRRLVARGGGAR; translated from the coding sequence GTGAGGCGCAGGACCCCCGTCCTCGCGCTCGCGGGCCTCGTCGCGCTCGGTGGAGCGGTCGGCACGACGGCGCGGGCGCTCCTCGAGCAGGCGTTCGTGCTCGTGCCCGGGTCGTGGCCGTGGACGACGTTCTGGATCAACCTCGCCGGGTCGTTCGTGCTCGGTGCGCTGCTGGAGACGTTGCTGCGCTCGGGCCCGGACGCCGGGTGGCGTCGCGGCGTCCGGCTCGGCTGCGGGACGGGTGTGCTCGGCGGGTTCACGACGTACTCGACGTTCGTCGTCGAGGTCGAGCGCCTGGCGAGCGGGGGGAGCGCGGCGCTCGGCGTGGCCTACGCCCTGGTGAGCGTCGCGCTCGGCGTCGCGGCGGCGGTGGCCGGGATCGCGCTCGCCGCGGCGGTCCGACGGCGGCTGGTCGCCCGGGGCGGCGGTGCCCGGTGA
- a CDS encoding sensor histidine kinase, which translates to MGVQVSRADVLVAVSSGAAGALLVMLRASSGLGWASAGPEIAAQLAASALLLARRRYPLAVLGACVVLSFVSPAVATLAALYTVGTEVRSSRTSGAAVLGVVAVTWPAWRLTAERSGPSALWAATLMILFAYVAGRAERSRAEADRRAAASAEVTARAAERARLARELHDVVSHRVSYAVVEAEVLATTTEDADVRRLADEIGTSGRAALAEMRQVLTALTADAPEPAPGTGGSARGTGSAGPAAIAALAEEARTAGQPVRVEISAQSSSPPDLVDRTVERVVSEGLTNAVRHAPGASTTVEVSPVEGGVRVTVDNAPPTSPPTGLTTGGFGLVGLRERVELLGGTLESGPTPPGGYRLRATLPRRTA; encoded by the coding sequence GTGGGGGTCCAGGTCTCGCGGGCCGACGTCCTCGTCGCGGTCTCCAGCGGGGCCGCCGGGGCGCTCCTCGTCATGCTGCGCGCGTCGTCCGGGCTGGGATGGGCGTCGGCGGGGCCGGAGATCGCCGCCCAGCTCGCGGCGTCGGCCCTGCTCCTCGCCCGGCGGCGGTACCCCCTCGCCGTCCTGGGCGCGTGCGTCGTGCTGTCGTTCGTCTCCCCGGCTGTCGCGACCCTCGCCGCGCTCTACACCGTGGGGACCGAGGTCCGGTCCTCCCGCACCAGCGGGGCCGCGGTGCTCGGCGTCGTCGCCGTGACGTGGCCGGCGTGGCGGCTCACGGCCGAGCGCTCGGGACCGTCGGCCCTCTGGGCGGCGACGCTCATGATCCTGTTCGCGTACGTCGCGGGTCGCGCCGAGCGCTCGCGCGCCGAGGCGGACCGCCGGGCCGCGGCGAGCGCCGAGGTGACGGCGCGGGCGGCCGAGCGAGCCCGGCTCGCCCGCGAGCTGCACGACGTCGTCTCCCACCGGGTGAGCTACGCCGTCGTCGAGGCGGAGGTGCTCGCGACGACGACGGAGGACGCCGACGTCCGTCGTCTCGCGGACGAGATCGGCACGAGCGGCCGTGCGGCGCTCGCCGAGATGCGGCAGGTCCTCACGGCGCTCACGGCGGACGCACCCGAGCCTGCCCCGGGCACGGGCGGGTCCGCGCGCGGCACCGGCTCGGCCGGTCCCGCCGCGATCGCGGCCCTCGCCGAGGAGGCGCGCACCGCCGGCCAGCCCGTCCGGGTCGAGATCTCGGCGCAGTCGTCGTCTCCGCCGGACCTCGTGGACCGGACGGTGGAACGCGTCGTCAGCGAGGGTCTGACGAACGCCGTGCGGCACGCCCCGGGGGCGTCCACCACCGTGGAGGTGTCGCCGGTCGAGGGCGGCGTGCGCGTCACGGTCGACAACGCACCGCCGACCTCCCCGCCGACCGGGCTCACGACCGGAGGCTTCGGCCTCGTCGGCCTGCGCGAGCGGGTCGAGCTCCTGGGCGGCACCCTGGAGTCCGGACCCACGCCCCCCGGCGGCTACCGGCTGCGGGCGACGCTCCCGAGGAGGACGGCATGA
- a CDS encoding NPCBM/NEW2 domain-containing protein, producing the protein MKPVRQRHPASRARGLHPRAAAAALAAVALVATGLVAVPAGAAPTATETTAATTDGPTPITPKPVTPEVPVAANGTPIGAITAVEQDGNVVTLRAANGAARVTFLDDATLRVEADPSGSFTDPANTPQGDPARTSNIVVGTDEFTGATPTVEDGDTITLATDAVTLTVDRATSRMTLTRADGSVVWEESAPITFGSNSATQHLTPSAGEQFLGGGMQNGRSIHTGATINIARSYDWDDDGYPNAVPYYMTSAGYGVLRNTFARGTYAFTQDATTTHEERRFDAYYFVGDYKQSLDGYTQLTGRPHMPPVYALEYGDADCYNRSSETYKARNPNSWNVPGKLRTPDALEVARDFVEHDMPGGWMLVNDGYGCEYVELPETVAQIEAETGIKTGLWTERSLTNQAFEVGEAGIRLRKLDVAWVGSGYRMALTGCEAAHDGIEANSDARGTALMVEGWAGSQRCGMQWTGDHSGNLDAVRWQVPALLSSGNSGQAFTTGDVDGIFGGSAESYVRDLQWKAFAPALYSMSGWASVDKRPWLYGEEATEINRKYLQLRQKLMPYVYTLAAESHASGTPMMRSLALEYPDDPYAYGAEANSEFLLGEDFLVAPVYTDSDVRDGIYLPEGQWVDYWSGALYDGGRVVDGYAAPLDTLPLFVRAGAVVPQGEVARNASLVAEDSAITLDVYPQGESSFELYEDDEVTRAYADGAASRQTFSVTAPEQDGGDVVVTIGEREGDYAGKAAARPYALDVHTGSAPDAVSVGGAELGEVADAAALEAAESGWFYDADAQGGVVRVKIAAVGSDATATITLTGTSAVGGEDSDAQRAHVSVAVDDQVFQGEETTARVTFHNTGTKAKDGVEITPVVPEGWTVVSSEGTTAASVEPGGSLTATFVVSPGSGSAAGAQSVGGTATYLDAAGGERSITGTSQIDVAYGSLAAAFNHVSITSVATKGAGNFDGGGASFSEDALAAAGATWGEPLTVQRGEDTIEFRWPDSEPGVPNSMALDGQTVALGGKGTHLAFLGSSATGAGVTPEVTITYADGTTSKQTFYFPNWLIQASGPLKDSVVAVASKGRNNANNPDGYEYPTYSYQVYANVAPLNPTKELRSVTFPTGTTAKLFDVRPVTLGLPDAPSGDVWVSDLEWTSATNGYGVIGIDVANKDSASSPDLPLVINTTPELKKTYDKGLGVHAASKITYYLGGQCTRFTADTGLEDGFNGSVIFKVNLDDVNRYQGSTFQAGFPTETVDLDLTGAHYIDLVVDAPGSINGAHGVWGDARFECGGEEPQVAFSVEAQPRTMAGKIYLAVRVVNDEDVPVDVTVSTPYGEKTFADVAPGANAYQSFATRQVAIDAGEVTVSVTKTVDGEDVTSAQTVGYDAAG; encoded by the coding sequence ATGAAGCCAGTACGTCAGCGACACCCCGCGAGCCGCGCTCGCGGTCTGCACCCACGGGCCGCGGCGGCCGCGCTCGCCGCCGTCGCGCTCGTGGCCACCGGTCTCGTCGCGGTCCCCGCGGGCGCGGCGCCGACCGCCACCGAGACCACCGCCGCCACGACGGACGGGCCCACCCCGATCACGCCGAAGCCCGTCACGCCGGAGGTCCCGGTCGCGGCGAACGGCACGCCGATCGGGGCGATCACCGCCGTCGAGCAGGACGGGAACGTCGTCACGCTGCGCGCCGCGAACGGTGCGGCCCGCGTGACGTTTCTCGACGACGCGACGCTGCGCGTCGAGGCGGACCCGAGCGGGTCGTTCACCGACCCGGCGAACACGCCGCAGGGCGACCCGGCCCGGACGTCGAACATCGTCGTCGGGACGGACGAGTTCACCGGCGCGACGCCGACCGTCGAGGACGGCGACACGATCACGCTCGCGACGGACGCCGTGACGCTCACGGTCGACCGCGCGACGAGCCGCATGACGCTGACGCGCGCGGACGGCTCGGTCGTGTGGGAGGAGTCGGCGCCGATCACGTTCGGGTCGAACAGCGCGACCCAGCACCTCACGCCGAGCGCGGGGGAGCAGTTCCTCGGCGGCGGCATGCAGAACGGCCGCTCGATCCACACGGGCGCGACGATCAACATCGCGCGCTCGTACGACTGGGACGACGACGGCTACCCCAACGCCGTGCCGTACTACATGACGAGCGCGGGCTACGGCGTCCTGCGCAACACGTTCGCGCGCGGCACGTACGCCTTCACGCAGGACGCGACGACGACGCACGAGGAGCGTCGCTTCGACGCCTACTACTTCGTCGGGGACTACAAGCAGTCGCTCGACGGCTACACGCAGCTCACGGGCCGGCCGCACATGCCGCCGGTCTACGCGCTCGAGTACGGCGACGCGGACTGCTACAACCGCTCGTCCGAGACCTACAAGGCGCGCAACCCCAACTCGTGGAACGTCCCGGGCAAGCTCCGCACGCCGGACGCGCTCGAGGTCGCGCGCGACTTCGTCGAGCACGACATGCCGGGCGGCTGGATGCTCGTCAACGACGGCTACGGCTGCGAGTACGTCGAGCTCCCGGAGACGGTCGCCCAGATCGAGGCCGAGACCGGGATCAAGACCGGCCTGTGGACCGAGCGGTCCCTGACCAACCAGGCGTTCGAGGTCGGCGAGGCGGGCATCCGCCTGCGCAAGCTCGACGTCGCGTGGGTCGGCTCCGGCTACCGCATGGCGCTCACGGGCTGCGAGGCCGCGCACGACGGCATCGAGGCGAACTCGGACGCACGCGGCACCGCGCTCATGGTCGAGGGCTGGGCCGGCTCGCAGCGTTGCGGCATGCAGTGGACGGGCGACCACTCGGGCAACCTCGACGCGGTCCGCTGGCAGGTCCCCGCGCTCCTCAGCTCGGGCAACTCCGGCCAGGCGTTCACGACCGGTGACGTGGACGGCATCTTCGGGGGGTCTGCGGAGTCCTACGTCCGCGACCTGCAGTGGAAGGCGTTCGCGCCCGCGCTGTACTCGATGAGCGGCTGGGCGTCGGTCGACAAGCGCCCGTGGCTCTACGGCGAGGAGGCCACGGAGATCAACCGGAAGTACCTCCAGCTCCGCCAGAAGCTCATGCCGTACGTCTACACGCTGGCCGCGGAGTCGCACGCGTCGGGTACCCCGATGATGCGCTCGCTCGCGCTCGAGTACCCCGACGACCCGTACGCGTACGGCGCCGAGGCGAACTCCGAGTTCCTGCTCGGCGAGGACTTCCTCGTCGCGCCGGTGTACACCGACTCCGACGTGCGTGACGGGATCTACCTCCCCGAGGGCCAGTGGGTCGACTACTGGTCCGGCGCCCTGTACGACGGCGGTCGCGTCGTCGACGGCTACGCCGCGCCGCTCGACACGCTCCCGCTCTTCGTCCGCGCCGGGGCCGTCGTCCCGCAGGGCGAGGTCGCACGCAACGCGTCGCTCGTCGCCGAGGACTCGGCGATCACGCTCGACGTCTACCCGCAGGGCGAGAGCAGCTTCGAGCTCTACGAGGACGACGAGGTCACGCGGGCGTATGCCGACGGCGCGGCCTCGCGCCAGACGTTCTCGGTCACCGCTCCCGAGCAGGACGGCGGCGACGTCGTCGTGACGATCGGCGAGCGCGAGGGCGACTACGCGGGCAAGGCCGCCGCGCGGCCCTACGCCCTCGACGTCCACACCGGGTCGGCCCCTGACGCGGTGAGCGTCGGCGGCGCCGAGCTCGGCGAGGTCGCGGACGCGGCCGCGCTGGAGGCCGCCGAGAGCGGCTGGTTCTACGACGCCGACGCCCAGGGCGGCGTGGTGCGGGTCAAGATCGCCGCCGTCGGGTCCGATGCGACGGCGACGATCACGCTGACGGGCACGAGCGCCGTCGGCGGCGAGGACTCGGACGCGCAGCGCGCGCACGTGTCCGTCGCGGTCGACGACCAGGTGTTCCAGGGCGAGGAGACGACGGCGCGCGTCACGTTCCACAACACCGGCACGAAGGCGAAGGACGGCGTCGAGATCACGCCAGTCGTCCCCGAGGGTTGGACGGTCGTGAGCTCCGAGGGCACGACGGCGGCGTCGGTCGAGCCGGGCGGCTCGCTCACGGCGACGTTCGTCGTCTCCCCGGGCTCGGGGTCGGCGGCGGGCGCGCAGAGCGTCGGCGGCACGGCGACCTACCTCGACGCCGCGGGCGGCGAGCGCTCGATCACGGGCACGAGCCAGATCGACGTCGCGTACGGCAGCCTCGCGGCGGCGTTCAACCACGTGTCCATCACGTCGGTCGCGACCAAGGGCGCCGGCAACTTCGACGGCGGCGGTGCCTCCTTCTCGGAGGACGCGCTCGCGGCCGCCGGGGCGACGTGGGGCGAGCCGCTCACCGTCCAGCGCGGCGAGGACACGATCGAGTTCCGGTGGCCCGACTCCGAGCCGGGCGTGCCCAACTCGATGGCGCTCGACGGCCAGACCGTGGCGCTCGGCGGGAAGGGGACGCACCTCGCGTTCCTCGGCTCGTCGGCCACGGGCGCGGGCGTCACGCCCGAGGTGACGATCACGTACGCGGACGGGACGACGTCGAAGCAGACGTTCTACTTCCCGAACTGGCTCATCCAGGCGTCGGGCCCGCTCAAGGACTCGGTCGTCGCGGTGGCCAGCAAGGGCCGCAACAACGCCAACAACCCGGACGGGTACGAGTACCCGACGTACAGCTACCAGGTGTACGCGAACGTCGCGCCGCTCAACCCGACCAAGGAGCTGCGGTCCGTGACGTTCCCGACCGGGACAACCGCCAAGCTGTTCGACGTGCGGCCCGTGACGCTCGGTCTGCCCGACGCGCCGTCGGGCGACGTGTGGGTGTCCGACCTCGAGTGGACCTCCGCGACGAACGGCTACGGCGTCATCGGTATCGACGTGGCGAACAAGGACTCCGCGTCGTCGCCCGACCTGCCGCTCGTCATCAACACCACGCCCGAGCTGAAGAAGACGTACGACAAGGGCCTGGGCGTGCACGCGGCGTCGAAGATCACGTACTACCTGGGCGGCCAGTGCACGCGGTTCACCGCGGACACCGGTCTCGAGGACGGCTTCAACGGGTCGGTGATCTTCAAGGTGAACCTCGACGACGTGAACCGCTACCAGGGCTCGACGTTCCAGGCCGGATTCCCGACCGAGACCGTCGACCTCGACCTCACGGGGGCGCACTACATCGACCTCGTCGTCGACGCGCCCGGGTCGATCAACGGCGCCCACGGCGTCTGGGGCGACGCGCGGTTCGAGTGCGGCGGCGAGGAGCCGCAGGTCGCGTTCTCGGTCGAGGCGCAGCCGCGCACCATGGCCGGGAAGATCTACCTCGCGGTCCGCGTCGTCAACGACGAGGACGTGCCCGTCGACGTCACGGTCTCCACGCCGTACGGCGAGAAGACGTTCGCCGACGTGGCACCGGGCGCCAACGCCTACCAGTCCTTCGCGACCCGCCAGGTCGCGATCGACGCGGGCGAGGTCACCGTCTCGGTGACCAAGACCGTCGACGGCGAGGACGTCACGTCCGCGCAGACCGTCGGCTACGACGCGGCCGGGTAG
- a CDS encoding ArsR/SmtB family transcription factor: MTAPVTELAPVFSALADDTRWRILQELGSADLSASALAERLPVSRQAIAKHLRVLAEVGLVESVRVGREVRYRAVGARLEETARAIEAIGAAWDRRLAAIKRIAES, translated from the coding sequence GTGACCGCACCCGTGACGGAGCTCGCTCCCGTGTTCTCGGCCCTCGCGGACGACACCCGGTGGCGGATCCTCCAGGAGCTCGGCAGCGCGGACCTCTCGGCGTCCGCGCTCGCCGAGCGGCTGCCCGTGAGCCGTCAGGCCATCGCGAAGCACCTGCGCGTGCTCGCGGAGGTGGGCCTCGTCGAGTCCGTCCGGGTGGGCCGGGAGGTCCGCTACCGCGCCGTCGGCGCCCGGCTGGAGGAGACCGCGCGGGCGATCGAGGCCATCGGCGCGGCGTGGGACCGCCGTCTCGCGGCGATCAAGCGCATCGCGGAGTCGTAG
- a CDS encoding TetR/AcrR family transcriptional regulator, protein MLRGTVVGEEVVHVRADAVRNRESLVRAAGSVLAESGLDVPVAAIADRAGVAKGTVFRHFASKDELVVTVVAGLIDDLAARAETLLAEPDPLTALREFVAAGVELQARDLAFCQVAAAAEQQVPGLTDRRLRLEQIADLLVRRAQDAGAVRADLTGRDVVGLMTAAYQGACATGDPLRWPYFLSVLVDGLHPTGQDGAGRTSDRA, encoded by the coding sequence ATGTTGCGTGGTACCGTCGTCGGCGAGGAGGTGGTCCACGTGCGGGCAGACGCCGTGCGCAACCGCGAGTCGCTGGTCCGTGCCGCGGGGAGCGTGCTGGCCGAGTCAGGGCTCGACGTCCCGGTCGCCGCGATCGCCGACCGCGCCGGCGTGGCCAAGGGCACCGTCTTCCGGCACTTCGCGTCCAAGGACGAGCTCGTCGTGACCGTCGTCGCCGGGCTGATCGACGACCTCGCCGCCCGCGCGGAGACCCTCCTCGCCGAGCCGGACCCGCTCACCGCGCTGCGCGAGTTCGTGGCCGCGGGAGTCGAGCTCCAGGCGCGGGATCTCGCGTTCTGCCAGGTCGCGGCCGCCGCGGAGCAGCAGGTCCCGGGACTGACCGACCGCCGCCTGCGGCTGGAGCAGATCGCCGACCTGCTCGTCCGGCGCGCCCAGGACGCCGGGGCGGTCCGCGCGGACCTCACCGGCCGCGACGTCGTCGGGCTCATGACGGCCGCCTACCAGGGCGCCTGCGCGACCGGCGACCCCCTGCGCTGGCCCTACTTCCTCTCGGTGCTCGTCGACGGCCTGCACCCGACCGGTCAGGACGGGGCAGGCCGCACGTCGGACCGTGCGTGA